The following proteins are co-located in the Piscirickettsia litoralis genome:
- the folE2 gene encoding GTP cyclohydrolase FolE2 has protein sequence MPTASIADIQSSEDPRNIPINHVGIRQVRHPIQVSDRSNTVLGTVGTFNMYVDLPAHVKGTHMSRFVALLHESETAYSVQNFNSLALEMAERLQAQKGRIEMQFAYFRKKTAPISQQQSYLDYEVTFLGKANNGKASTHLKVVVPVTSLCPCSKAISKYGAHNQRSHITVEIETCDLVWIDDLIELVEAQASSELYGLIKRADEKYVTETAYENPKFVEDLVRDVAEQLNNDKRITAYKVESENFESIHNHSAYAVIEQRKEEASSTSI, from the coding sequence ATGCCTACAGCCAGTATTGCGGATATTCAAAGTTCAGAAGACCCTCGCAATATCCCGATCAATCACGTCGGTATCCGTCAAGTGCGCCACCCTATTCAAGTCTCGGACCGTTCAAATACCGTCCTTGGAACCGTCGGCACCTTCAATATGTATGTTGACCTTCCCGCTCATGTCAAAGGCACACACATGTCACGCTTTGTTGCCCTACTCCATGAAAGTGAAACGGCCTATTCAGTGCAAAATTTTAATTCTTTAGCATTAGAGATGGCCGAGCGACTACAGGCACAAAAAGGGCGAATTGAAATGCAGTTCGCTTATTTTCGCAAAAAAACAGCCCCCATTTCACAACAACAAAGCTATTTGGACTATGAAGTCACTTTCTTAGGCAAAGCCAATAACGGCAAAGCAAGCACCCACTTAAAGGTTGTTGTTCCTGTCACCAGCCTGTGCCCATGTTCAAAAGCAATCTCAAAATACGGCGCCCATAATCAGCGCTCTCATATCACTGTTGAAATTGAAACTTGTGATCTTGTTTGGATTGATGATCTTATCGAGCTCGTTGAAGCCCAAGCCTCAAGTGAACTATATGGTTTGATCAAACGTGCCGATGAAAAATATGTCACAGAAACGGCCTATGAAAACCCTAAATTTGTCGAAGACCTAGTCCGTGATGTCGCAGAGCAACTCAATAATGATAAGCGCATCACCGCTTACAAGGTCGAATCAGAGAACTTCGAATCGATTCACAACCATTCCGCATATGCAGTGATAGAGCAACGCAAGGAAGAAGCCAGCAGCACGTCAATTTAA
- a CDS encoding methyl-accepting chemotaxis protein codes for MTIKALANSLQFKIYILLAAVITATLTVTGIIEYLGDKKSLQQQLREDAMISSKRIASSLAEPLWNLSRTQVLAILKSNLKSREIQALQIKLKPSNAIIAIYKDNDGKMVQLSKPIASNNDSISLPIKYRGETVGNLTYFIDASSINDSLNSVIYKQILQTLILNFLIIAATYILISRIIIKPLLEISNAINTIVEGEEDLSQRVNIKNFSNEIAFLGNGFNRFAYKVSQMIKRVAYDAKNITKEAQHIAKANRGIDVHMNNQSSSLRSVGYSMSDIEQSNTEIERLVYHAAQKATDSAQAADRGGTIVRRNIENMEEISRSVHTSAAGLSRLAELGEAINSVVDTIEIIAKQTDLLALNAAIEAARAGEKGRGFAVVADEVRKLAIRTADATREVAPAIEAINIEVHHTVDAMHEGVNQVLLGVDEVSEAGEILELIIQSAAEVNVATQQIATAIATQNEETVAISSCMYDSLEDIEVLKDDTNQASHSASTLKQRATQLMKTISAFRLPNNNSEDHSEKHSKSTQQRHASNRESSKKDDSDTTD; via the coding sequence ATGACAATCAAGGCACTAGCAAACAGCTTACAATTTAAAATCTATATCCTGCTTGCAGCCGTGATTACGGCTACACTCACTGTCACTGGCATTATTGAGTACCTCGGCGATAAAAAATCACTCCAACAACAATTGCGTGAAGATGCAATGATTTCCAGCAAACGCATTGCCTCCAGCCTTGCAGAGCCGTTATGGAATCTCAGTCGCACCCAAGTCCTCGCCATCTTAAAATCTAATTTAAAATCTCGTGAAATTCAGGCCTTGCAAATCAAGCTTAAACCTAGCAATGCCATCATTGCGATTTACAAAGACAACGACGGTAAGATGGTTCAACTATCAAAGCCGATTGCCAGCAACAATGACAGTATCTCTTTACCGATCAAATATCGGGGCGAAACTGTCGGCAATTTGACTTATTTTATTGATGCATCAAGCATTAATGATTCCTTAAACAGTGTTATTTATAAGCAGATACTCCAGACATTGATCCTAAATTTTTTAATTATTGCAGCCACTTATATTTTAATTTCAAGAATTATTATTAAGCCACTTTTGGAAATATCAAATGCAATCAACACCATTGTTGAAGGTGAAGAAGATTTAAGCCAGCGTGTTAATATCAAAAATTTCAGCAATGAAATCGCCTTTCTTGGTAATGGCTTTAACCGCTTTGCTTATAAAGTCAGCCAAATGATCAAGCGAGTGGCTTATGATGCTAAAAATATTACAAAAGAAGCGCAACATATTGCCAAAGCCAATCGAGGCATTGATGTACACATGAATAACCAGAGTTCTTCCCTACGTTCTGTTGGTTATTCAATGTCTGATATTGAGCAATCCAACACTGAAATCGAGCGCCTCGTCTATCACGCAGCTCAAAAAGCGACGGATTCAGCACAAGCGGCTGATCGTGGAGGAACGATCGTTCGCCGCAATATTGAAAATATGGAAGAGATTAGTCGTTCAGTACACACTTCTGCGGCGGGATTATCACGCTTAGCGGAGCTCGGTGAAGCGATTAATAGTGTTGTCGATACGATTGAAATCATCGCTAAACAAACGGACTTACTCGCACTGAATGCAGCCATTGAGGCGGCACGTGCTGGCGAAAAAGGTCGTGGTTTTGCTGTGGTTGCCGATGAAGTCAGAAAGCTTGCGATTCGCACTGCAGATGCCACCCGAGAGGTTGCTCCTGCCATCGAGGCGATTAACATCGAAGTGCATCATACCGTTGACGCGATGCATGAAGGTGTCAATCAAGTCCTTCTTGGTGTAGACGAAGTCTCCGAAGCCGGTGAAATCCTCGAGTTAATCATTCAAAGTGCAGCAGAAGTGAACGTAGCAACTCAGCAAATCGCGACCGCTATCGCCACTCAAAATGAAGAAACCGTCGCAATTTCTAGCTGCATGTACGACAGTTTAGAGGATATCGAAGTCCTCAAAGACGATACCAATCAAGCTTCACACTCAGCATCTACTCTAAAACAACGCGCAACTCAGCTAATGAAAACAATTTCAGCCTTCCGCCTTCCTAACAATAATTCAGAGGATCACTCTGAAAAGCACTCGAAATCCACTCAGCAACGCCATGCGAGCAATAGAGAATCTTCAAAAAAAGACGATTCTGACACAACTGACTAA
- a CDS encoding NADP-dependent oxidoreductase, with product MKAMIINQFGDSDVLQLADLPIPTIKEDEILIQVSHTSVNPADWKIRAGLYEYLLPYEFPIVLGWDAAGTVSEVGSKVNQFKKGDRVFSYCRKPIIQHGSYAEYLAIDADAVASIPNNISFAEAATIPMTGLTVWQCLFETIRLSAGQKILIHGGAGGIGSIAIQLAKLQQTTVYTTASPHNHDYVYSLGADVAIDYHSQDFVKEVEAREPAGIDLVLDTRGGEVQRESYQIIKKGGSFNLFSHATR from the coding sequence ATGAAAGCGATGATCATCAACCAATTTGGTGACTCTGATGTACTCCAACTCGCCGATCTTCCTATCCCAACAATTAAAGAGGACGAGATTCTAATACAAGTCTCACACACTAGCGTAAATCCTGCAGATTGGAAAATACGCGCAGGGCTCTACGAATATTTACTCCCCTATGAGTTTCCAATCGTTTTAGGTTGGGATGCTGCTGGAACCGTGAGCGAAGTCGGCAGCAAAGTCAATCAGTTTAAAAAAGGGGACCGGGTCTTTTCTTATTGTCGCAAACCCATCATCCAACACGGCAGTTATGCCGAGTATCTAGCCATCGATGCCGATGCCGTCGCCAGCATTCCAAATAATATTAGCTTTGCAGAAGCTGCCACCATTCCAATGACAGGCCTCACGGTGTGGCAGTGCTTATTTGAAACCATCCGCTTAAGCGCCGGCCAAAAAATACTCATTCACGGAGGAGCTGGAGGCATCGGCAGCATCGCGATACAGCTTGCTAAATTGCAACAAACAACAGTTTATACAACAGCCAGTCCACATAACCATGATTATGTTTATAGTTTAGGTGCGGATGTTGCCATTGATTATCATAGCCAAGACTTTGTTAAAGAAGTTGAAGCGCGAGAGCCTGCAGGCATCGACCTTGTTTTAGATACCCGGGGTGGTGAAGTCCAACGTGAAAGTTATCAAATTATAAAAAAAGGGGGGTCATTTAATCTCTTTAGTCATGCCACCCGATGA
- a CDS encoding zinc-binding dehydrogenase, which yields MPPDDNEAAAHQVHADFVFGYPNGDQLRELAKLLEKGRLKPTIYEEMSLEGAAIAHDMNRDGRLERGKLVLHITPG from the coding sequence ATGCCACCCGATGATAATGAAGCCGCAGCTCATCAAGTGCATGCTGATTTTGTCTTTGGCTACCCTAATGGTGATCAATTACGAGAGCTCGCTAAATTATTAGAAAAAGGACGGCTAAAACCAACGATCTATGAAGAAATGAGTCTAGAGGGAGCGGCGATTGCTCATGACATGAATCGCGATGGCCGACTCGAACGAGGCAAACTTGTACTGCATATTACACCTGGCTAA
- a CDS encoding HDOD domain-containing protein — translation MGESDENIPLFLKRTLVIPPQPHLMQRIREVTPDIHAMADVICQDPAMSAEVLKLANNQESGEVYYSIHQAVESIGLDEVMGLVNSLLLRSVFQHRETTHLICFWQSAREVAIACREVAEQLRLNLTRDEAYNLGLFHNAAIPMLALKWPNYLSTMKEAYASQYESITQVENKQYDTNHAVTGYLLARNWKLPAEVCEAIRDHHNIERLNSIHRANEQNKVDLLLAVLKISEHICQLHFKLGAELDDYEWAKVKDVILDYMMLSEHYLEELVCAVQCALDRGFVRASEAQIKKAS, via the coding sequence ATGGGGGAGTCTGATGAAAATATTCCACTTTTTTTAAAACGTACATTGGTGATCCCTCCTCAGCCTCATTTGATGCAGCGTATTCGGGAGGTCACTCCGGATATTCATGCGATGGCTGATGTAATTTGCCAAGACCCTGCTATGTCAGCAGAAGTGTTAAAACTTGCAAATAATCAAGAAAGTGGTGAGGTTTATTACTCGATACATCAGGCTGTTGAATCTATCGGCTTAGATGAAGTGATGGGATTGGTCAATAGCCTATTATTACGTTCGGTGTTTCAACACCGGGAAACTACACATCTGATTTGTTTTTGGCAAAGCGCCAGAGAGGTTGCGATTGCTTGTCGAGAGGTTGCTGAACAGTTACGTCTTAATTTAACTCGAGATGAGGCCTATAACCTTGGTTTGTTTCATAATGCAGCTATTCCTATGCTTGCCTTAAAGTGGCCCAATTATTTAAGTACGATGAAAGAGGCCTATGCGAGCCAGTATGAGTCTATTACTCAGGTTGAAAATAAACAATATGATACGAATCATGCGGTGACAGGATATTTATTAGCACGCAATTGGAAGTTGCCTGCTGAAGTTTGTGAGGCGATCCGAGATCACCATAATATCGAACGCTTAAACAGTATTCATCGGGCGAATGAACAAAACAAAGTTGATCTGTTGCTCGCTGTTTTAAAGATTTCTGAGCATATTTGCCAGCTGCATTTTAAACTCGGTGCTGAATTGGACGATTATGAGTGGGCTAAAGTTAAAGATGTTATTTTAGATTATATGATGCTTTCTGAGCATTACTTGGAAGAATTAGTTTGCGCGGTGCAATGTGCTCTGGATCGAGGGTTTGTTCGAGCAAGTGAGGCGCAAATTAAAAAAGCAAGTTAG
- a CDS encoding DUF58 domain-containing protein yields the protein MLAKTHRIEPSKGTQSHMADLLQLTQQARRLPMRLAHLAKSPTSGPHPSIFRGRGMDFEEVRHYQPGDDVRAIDWRVTARTGQMHTKIFREERERPFHFIVDHSQSMQFGTRVCFKSVMADHCCAALAWLAFHHGHRTGGAIVHDQPIWLKSQAGKRGLFALLNKMTETHAPTQNQQLTRTLEQFIHHSRGGEILIIFSDIF from the coding sequence ATGTTAGCGAAAACTCATCGTATCGAACCCTCCAAAGGCACTCAAAGTCATATGGCTGACTTGCTACAACTCACCCAACAAGCACGTCGCCTCCCCATGCGCTTAGCCCATTTAGCCAAAAGCCCGACCTCAGGCCCCCACCCTTCTATCTTTCGTGGCCGAGGAATGGACTTCGAAGAGGTTCGTCACTATCAGCCTGGTGATGATGTCCGTGCTATCGATTGGCGTGTCACCGCTCGCACAGGTCAGATGCACACTAAAATTTTCCGTGAAGAGCGTGAGCGGCCTTTTCACTTTATCGTCGATCATAGCCAAAGCATGCAATTTGGTACCCGGGTCTGCTTTAAATCTGTCATGGCTGACCATTGCTGCGCAGCTTTAGCCTGGCTTGCCTTTCATCATGGCCATCGCACTGGCGGTGCTATCGTTCACGATCAACCCATCTGGTTAAAAAGCCAAGCAGGTAAGCGCGGTCTGTTTGCCTTATTGAACAAGATGACTGAAACTCACGCCCCCACCCAAAACCAACAACTCACTCGGACCCTCGAGCAATTTATTCACCATAGTCGAGGTGGTGAAATTTTAATTATTTTTTCTGACATTTTTTGA
- a CDS encoding DUF4381 domain-containing protein, with product MTNPLHALKDIHTPAAISSWPPAPGWILLTIITLVVIIIFLYYLKKRFHYYQAKSQALKILETINPVNHSAQKKSPAQAYTNHAQAYNALLKRVAQHYFPNESNIATLSEKRWVEFLVSKLPEKYKKLANIQANNLVTSLYRPIKTETELRQFIRLWIKECL from the coding sequence ATGACAAACCCACTTCATGCTCTAAAAGATATTCACACACCCGCGGCAATCAGCAGCTGGCCTCCTGCACCTGGCTGGATTCTCCTCACTATTATCACGTTAGTCGTTATTATTATTTTTCTTTATTATTTAAAAAAGCGCTTTCACTACTACCAAGCTAAATCCCAAGCTTTAAAAATTCTAGAAACAATTAACCCTGTTAATCATTCAGCACAAAAAAAATCACCCGCTCAAGCCTATACTAACCATGCCCAAGCCTATAATGCTTTATTAAAAAGAGTTGCCCAACATTACTTTCCAAATGAGTCAAATATAGCAACGCTTTCTGAAAAACGTTGGGTTGAATTTTTAGTCTCCAAACTACCTGAAAAATACAAGAAGTTGGCTAATATACAAGCTAATAATCTAGTCACTAGCCTATATCGCCCGATTAAAACAGAGACAGAACTTCGGCAATTTATTCGATTATGGATTAAGGAGTGCCTATGA
- a CDS encoding VWA domain-containing protein, protein MLIVAAANPVWIGPAVYNPIAGRNILLAVDISGSMKEKDMYLNNHPATRLAVVKKAASYFIKNRKQDRLGLILFGSKAYLRTPLTFDRTTVLTMLNNATVGLAGQKTAIGDAIGLSIKTLIKYPQKSRVLILLTDGTSNSGALSPMLAAKLARTEGIKIYTIGLGANKMPVQTPFGTRYINPSHSLDIKTLQQIAKTTDGQFFRAQNLNSLNKIYKAIDALEPSESKSQSFRPEQPLYQWPLTTALLLSLIFSLGFISLKPSQKFSTKKINNKEGEQC, encoded by the coding sequence TTGCTTATTGTTGCCGCTGCAAACCCGGTTTGGATTGGTCCTGCAGTTTATAATCCCATAGCCGGCCGCAATATCTTACTTGCCGTCGATATTTCAGGCAGTATGAAAGAAAAAGACATGTATTTAAACAACCATCCAGCAACACGCCTAGCTGTTGTTAAAAAGGCCGCCTCCTATTTTATTAAAAATCGCAAACAAGATCGTCTCGGCTTAATCTTATTTGGCTCCAAAGCCTACCTTCGCACCCCTTTGACCTTCGACCGCACCACCGTGCTAACCATGTTAAACAATGCAACCGTCGGCCTTGCCGGACAAAAAACGGCCATTGGCGATGCCATTGGCCTATCCATAAAAACTTTAATCAAATATCCCCAAAAAAGTCGCGTGCTGATTCTATTGACCGATGGCACCAGTAATAGCGGCGCACTATCGCCCATGCTGGCCGCAAAGCTTGCTCGCACAGAAGGCATCAAAATTTACACAATTGGCCTCGGTGCTAATAAAATGCCTGTTCAAACTCCCTTCGGCACTCGCTATATTAACCCCTCTCATAGCCTCGATATAAAAACTTTACAACAAATTGCCAAAACAACTGATGGGCAATTTTTCCGCGCTCAAAACCTCAACTCACTCAACAAGATTTACAAAGCCATCGATGCCCTCGAACCTTCAGAGTCAAAATCACAGAGCTTCAGGCCCGAACAGCCTTTATATCAATGGCCATTGACGACTGCACTATTGCTCAGCCTAATTTTTAGCTTAGGGTTTATATCGTTAAAACCCAGTCAAAAATTCAGCACAAAAAAAATCAATAACAAGGAGGGTGAACAATGCTAA
- a CDS encoding VWA domain-containing protein translates to MLIFGIHFQAPLWLLCLPAFILVIIVLWWQHKSHRRWHSICDSHLLPHLLQGKPSGQRLLFFLLSIAWLIAVFALAGPSFKQDKQQLYKSSYPRIFVLNLSNSMLAQDIKPNRLSIARFKLLDLLKQSQDVRTALVVFSKRAYIVSPLTEDSQTISASVPILTPKLMPSSGNNPAAGLDQALKLFQQAHANQGQVVLITDSADDKAALAAAEKLKKAGFQLDILAIGTQEGAPIPEHDGQFAKKNNQLIISQLTPDTLKALAKAGGGSVYFVTKTNQDIQNLLKQDRLNANYSKSEHASLRWNNKGPYIVLLLLPLALFAFRRGWLNPLAVAFISTSSLQTPPVHASLWQDLWLNKNQQAAKQLTQKQYNQAANTFTNPLWQGYAYYRDKKYQKALESFSKEDSALSHYNQGNALAQLGKYQQAISAYDKALAQDPNNKDAEFNKQLLEKLLKQNPQKDQNKDQNKDQNKDQNKDQNKDQNKDQNKDQNKDQNKDQNKDQNKDQNKDQNKDQNKDQQKDQQKDQNKDQQKDQQKDQQKDQQKDQQKDQQKDQQKEIKQSELKQSLSQWLRQIPDDPGGLLKRDFKRQDAQQQGK, encoded by the coding sequence ATGCTAATTTTCGGCATTCATTTTCAAGCACCTCTCTGGCTACTCTGTTTGCCCGCTTTTATTCTTGTTATCATTGTGCTCTGGTGGCAACATAAAAGCCACAGGCGCTGGCACAGTATTTGCGACTCTCATTTACTTCCTCACTTATTACAAGGAAAACCATCAGGTCAAAGGCTATTATTTTTTCTCCTCAGTATTGCCTGGCTAATTGCAGTATTTGCCCTTGCAGGGCCAAGCTTTAAACAAGATAAACAGCAACTTTATAAATCAAGTTATCCACGCATTTTTGTTTTGAATTTATCTAACAGTATGCTCGCTCAAGATATTAAGCCGAATCGCCTGAGCATCGCCCGCTTCAAACTCCTTGACCTGCTTAAGCAAAGTCAGGATGTTCGAACCGCTCTCGTTGTTTTTTCCAAGCGCGCCTATATCGTCTCGCCTTTAACTGAAGATAGTCAAACCATCAGTGCTTCAGTCCCTATTTTAACCCCCAAACTTATGCCAAGCTCAGGCAATAACCCTGCAGCTGGCCTTGATCAAGCTTTAAAGTTATTCCAGCAAGCTCATGCAAATCAAGGTCAAGTCGTTTTAATTACAGATAGTGCTGATGATAAAGCAGCACTCGCTGCCGCTGAGAAATTGAAAAAAGCCGGTTTTCAACTTGATATTCTAGCTATAGGCACGCAAGAGGGTGCGCCTATTCCAGAACACGACGGCCAGTTTGCTAAGAAAAATAACCAGCTTATTATCAGCCAACTTACACCTGATACACTAAAAGCTTTAGCTAAAGCTGGCGGTGGTTCTGTTTATTTTGTCACTAAAACCAATCAGGATATTCAAAACCTATTAAAACAAGACAGGCTCAATGCAAACTACAGTAAATCAGAACATGCATCATTACGCTGGAATAATAAAGGCCCCTATATTGTATTACTCCTTTTACCTCTAGCTCTATTTGCTTTTCGCCGTGGTTGGTTAAACCCCTTAGCGGTGGCTTTTATTTCAACTAGCTCCCTACAAACTCCACCCGTTCATGCGAGCCTTTGGCAAGATTTATGGCTCAATAAAAACCAACAAGCAGCGAAACAACTCACTCAAAAGCAGTATAATCAAGCAGCAAATACATTTACCAACCCACTATGGCAAGGCTATGCTTATTACCGAGATAAAAAGTACCAAAAAGCCTTAGAGTCCTTTAGTAAAGAAGATTCTGCCTTATCACATTATAATCAGGGTAATGCACTCGCCCAACTTGGCAAATATCAACAGGCGATTAGCGCCTATGATAAAGCATTAGCACAAGACCCTAATAACAAAGATGCTGAATTTAATAAACAGCTACTTGAAAAACTTCTAAAACAAAATCCGCAAAAAGACCAGAATAAAGACCAGAATAAAGACCAGAATAAAGACCAGAATAAAGACCAGAATAAAGACCAGAATAAAGACCAGAATAAAGACCAGAATAAAGATCAGAATAAAGACCAGAATAAAGACCAGAATAAAGATCAGAATAAAGATCAGAATAAAGATCAGAATAAAGATCAGCAAAAAGATCAGCAAAAAGATCAGAATAAAGATCAGCAAAAAGATCAGCAAAAAGATCAGCAAAAAGATCAGCAAAAAGATCAGCAAAAAGATCAGCAAAAAGATCAGCAAAAAGAAATTAAACAAAGCGAGCTTAAACAATCACTCTCACAATGGCTAAGACAAATTCCTGATGATCCTGGGGGGTTATTGAAACGCGACTTTAAGCGCCAAGATGCACAACAACAAGGAAAATAA
- a CDS encoding BatD family protein: protein MRRLSCILHFFIIIPLQAASLSTYTSTQTPIVNEAFDLFISSNKPFQNEPNTQALNKNFEIFGLSQSSQIKIINGKTQAEYQWILSLAAKKAGKVVIPALYVGKDRTHATSLNVIKTSTTTAKSQDTIELSTKATPKRIYSQQQVTYTVTLKISQSVAARLKNATLSLPSAENAIIKPLGSDKKYQRQVKNTTYTIIERRYAIFPQHSGKLIIKSPIFQGEVDTLHANSFSFPFGFSGQEIKKISTRDNFNDSTRSSKKTKVLGFLQNKSRFKAYGKKLRLNFK from the coding sequence ATGCGCCGACTCAGTTGTATTTTACATTTTTTTATCATTATACCTCTTCAGGCAGCGAGTTTATCTACCTATACATCAACCCAAACCCCCATCGTCAACGAAGCCTTTGATCTTTTCATCTCTTCTAATAAGCCCTTTCAAAATGAACCTAATACACAAGCGCTAAACAAAAATTTTGAAATTTTTGGCCTCAGTCAAAGCTCGCAAATAAAAATTATTAATGGTAAAACACAGGCTGAATACCAATGGATACTCTCTCTAGCGGCGAAGAAAGCAGGCAAAGTGGTGATTCCTGCGCTTTATGTCGGTAAAGATAGAACACACGCCACCTCTTTAAATGTCATTAAGACTTCGACAACAACCGCAAAGTCACAAGATACGATTGAGCTAAGCACAAAAGCAACTCCTAAAAGAATTTACTCACAACAGCAAGTCACCTACACGGTCACTTTAAAAATATCTCAATCTGTCGCTGCGCGTCTTAAAAATGCGACATTATCTCTACCTAGTGCAGAAAATGCGATTATCAAGCCATTAGGCAGTGATAAAAAATATCAACGTCAAGTTAAAAATACAACCTATACCATCATCGAACGTCGCTATGCTATTTTCCCTCAACATAGTGGTAAATTAATAATAAAATCACCTATTTTCCAAGGTGAGGTTGATACGTTACATGCCAACTCGTTCAGCTTTCCCTTTGGTTTCTCAGGCCAAGAAATCAAAAAAATCAGCACCAGAGACAATTTTAACGATTCAACCCGCTCCTCGAAAAAAACCAAGGTGCTTGGCTTCCTGCAAAACAAGTCAAGGTTCAAAGCTTATGGGAAGAAGCTTCGCCTAAATTTCAAGTAG
- a CDS encoding BatD family protein: protein MNVNKANVYPEQPVLEDFEKGNDIVGLRQETFAIIPIQPGKLVLPKVEIKWWNITKKRFETAILPEETIEVQAAPTTTRIPTNKIPSNVITAGTHQQPSKMSHATLTKLIDPQIIWPIISATFLALWLMTLYFYYRYRSYNRHKDKPQKINRAHEKKLNSVSKHSLKKACFENNPKQAKEELIKLAQELWSLSTPNLFALKPLVNDNAFQAVILLNQTLYSKNNKSNWQGEEFWHVIHPELKKAAKIKRNKAELPPLYPL from the coding sequence TTGAATGTTAACAAGGCAAATGTATATCCAGAACAGCCCGTGCTCGAAGACTTTGAAAAAGGTAATGATATTGTCGGCTTACGTCAGGAAACCTTTGCAATTATACCCATTCAGCCAGGCAAGCTCGTTTTACCCAAAGTAGAAATAAAATGGTGGAATATCACTAAAAAACGCTTTGAAACAGCAATACTCCCTGAAGAAACCATTGAAGTTCAAGCCGCTCCTACAACCACACGCATACCTACTAATAAAATACCATCAAACGTCATCACAGCTGGTACTCATCAGCAGCCGTCTAAAATGTCTCACGCAACACTGACCAAGCTTATTGACCCACAAATAATCTGGCCGATAATCAGCGCAACTTTTCTTGCTCTATGGTTAATGACCCTATACTTCTATTACCGCTATCGATCTTATAACAGACATAAAGATAAGCCACAAAAGATCAATAGAGCACACGAGAAAAAATTAAATTCAGTCAGTAAGCACTCTTTAAAAAAAGCCTGTTTTGAAAATAATCCCAAACAGGCCAAAGAGGAATTAATTAAACTCGCTCAAGAACTCTGGTCACTCTCAACACCTAACTTATTCGCCTTAAAACCTTTAGTCAATGATAACGCATTTCAAGCTGTAATCTTATTAAATCAAACGCTATACTCAAAAAATAATAAAAGTAATTGGCAAGGAGAGGAGTTTTGGCACGTTATTCACCCCGAACTTAAAAAAGCAGCAAAAATAAAAAGGAATAAAGCAGAGCTTCCACCGCTTTACCCCTTATAA